Proteins encoded together in one Riemerella anatipestifer window:
- a CDS encoding hydrogen peroxide-inducible genes activator translates to MNVQQLEYLISVDKHKHFGKAAQACFITQPTLSAMIQKLEEELDVKIFDRSTHPIRTTDAGKEILQYAYRIIDEINEMKNKANSLNNILAGKVVLGIIPTVSPFILPVEIFDFLSQNPNIEMEVKELNTDSVIKALKSGEIDAGIIATPHHDADEFFKDVLFNEELMLYSSEYGGENESKFVLPQDIKADKIWLLEEGNCLTTQFENICNLKENRLKPNNLDFKATSISSLLQIVDRVGGITLLPELAANQLENTQKAKISRFRKPFPYREISLIYYKPTYKQKILDEFVKVVRESVQPKLNYIQAPKDYINIRPD, encoded by the coding sequence ATGAATGTTCAGCAATTAGAATACCTCATTTCTGTGGATAAACACAAGCATTTTGGTAAAGCAGCTCAGGCTTGTTTTATCACTCAGCCTACGCTTAGTGCGATGATACAGAAATTGGAAGAAGAGCTAGATGTTAAAATATTTGACCGCTCGACTCATCCAATAAGAACCACAGATGCAGGTAAGGAAATCCTGCAATATGCTTATAGAATTATTGATGAGATTAATGAGATGAAAAATAAGGCGAACAGTCTTAATAATATTTTGGCGGGTAAGGTGGTGTTGGGTATTATCCCTACGGTGTCTCCGTTTATACTTCCTGTGGAAATTTTTGATTTTCTATCACAAAATCCCAATATAGAAATGGAAGTAAAGGAACTCAATACGGATAGTGTGATAAAGGCATTGAAATCAGGCGAGATAGATGCAGGTATCATTGCGACACCTCACCACGATGCTGATGAGTTTTTTAAAGATGTTTTGTTTAATGAAGAATTGATGCTGTACTCTTCTGAGTATGGTGGAGAAAATGAGAGTAAATTTGTACTTCCTCAAGATATAAAAGCGGATAAAATATGGCTTTTGGAAGAGGGGAATTGCCTGACGACTCAATTTGAGAATATATGTAATCTTAAAGAGAATAGATTAAAACCTAATAATCTTGATTTTAAAGCAACGAGTATCAGTTCTTTACTTCAAATCGTGGATAGAGTGGGAGGAATTACATTGTTGCCTGAACTTGCGGCTAATCAGTTAGAGAACACTCAAAAGGCTAAAATATCAAGGTTCAGAAAGCCTTTTCCTTATAGAGAAATTAGTTTAATCTATTATAAACCTACCTATAAGCAGAAAATTTTAGATGAGTTTGTAAAAGTGGTGAGAGAGTCGGTTCAGCCGAAACTTAACTACATACAAGCTCCAAAAGATTATATTAACATTAGACCAGATTAA
- a CDS encoding catalase has translation MSHKKLTTDSGSPYYEYEDSQTVGSRGPVLLQDFVLQEKLAHFVRERIPERVVHAKGTGAYGTFTVTNDITKYTKAKLFSKVGNTCKMFARFSTVGGEKGSADTERDPRGFALKFYTEDGNWDLVGNNTPVFFIKDAKKFSDFIHTQKRHPKTNLKSHTMMWDFWSLNPESLHQVLILMSDRGTPYSYRHMHGFGSHTFSMIDTNNERVWVKFHFKTKQSIRNFTDEEAVKMKGENPDFAQEDLVNAIESGNFPKWTLYIQIMTEEQANEFRWNPFDVTKVWPHSEFPLIEVGEMELNKIPDNYFAEVEQSVFAPSNIIDGIGLSPDKMLQGRIFSYPDAHRYRVGVNAYQLQVNRCPFSVNHYHRDGAMADASNYKDSPNYYPNSFDDIKPDSSYKAHEYHLDNNKVAFFNRNENDDDHFTQPGLLYSKAMDDQARTNLVKNIINHMQKIDGERREEIINRQLCHFFRANLDLGMKVASGLGISINFNEMHQQR, from the coding sequence ATGTCTCATAAAAAACTCACCACCGACTCTGGAAGTCCTTACTACGAATACGAAGACTCACAGACTGTAGGCTCTAGAGGTCCTGTCCTATTACAAGATTTTGTTTTACAGGAAAAACTGGCACATTTCGTAAGAGAAAGAATACCAGAAAGAGTAGTACATGCAAAAGGGACAGGAGCTTACGGAACATTTACCGTAACCAATGATATTACCAAATATACTAAAGCTAAACTCTTCTCTAAAGTAGGTAACACTTGCAAGATGTTTGCTCGTTTCTCGACGGTGGGTGGTGAGAAAGGTAGTGCCGATACCGAAAGAGACCCTAGAGGCTTCGCTCTTAAATTTTATACAGAAGACGGAAATTGGGATTTAGTAGGCAACAATACACCTGTATTTTTTATTAAAGATGCCAAAAAATTCTCCGACTTCATTCATACACAGAAAAGACACCCAAAAACCAACCTTAAAAGCCACACCATGATGTGGGATTTTTGGTCACTTAACCCTGAATCTCTTCATCAAGTGCTTATACTGATGTCAGATAGAGGTACACCTTACAGCTATCGTCATATGCACGGCTTTGGCTCTCACACCTTTTCTATGATTGACACTAATAATGAAAGGGTTTGGGTAAAATTCCATTTTAAAACCAAACAAAGCATTAGAAACTTCACCGATGAGGAAGCCGTGAAAATGAAAGGTGAAAACCCAGACTTTGCCCAAGAAGACCTTGTGAATGCAATAGAAAGTGGCAACTTCCCTAAATGGACACTCTACATACAGATAATGACTGAAGAACAGGCTAATGAATTCCGTTGGAATCCTTTTGATGTCACCAAAGTTTGGCCTCATAGCGAGTTTCCTTTAATAGAAGTGGGAGAAATGGAACTCAACAAAATCCCTGATAACTATTTTGCCGAAGTAGAACAATCTGTTTTTGCTCCTAGCAATATCATTGATGGTATTGGACTTTCTCCTGACAAAATGCTACAAGGACGCATCTTTTCCTATCCAGATGCACATCGTTATAGAGTGGGCGTTAATGCTTATCAGTTGCAGGTTAATCGCTGTCCGTTCTCGGTAAATCATTATCATAGAGATGGTGCAATGGCAGATGCTTCAAACTATAAAGACAGTCCTAACTATTACCCAAATAGCTTTGATGATATAAAACCTGACTCGTCCTACAAAGCTCACGAATATCATTTAGATAATAATAAAGTGGCTTTTTTCAACCGAAATGAAAATGATGATGACCATTTTACACAACCTGGATTACTTTATTCCAAAGCGATGGACGACCAAGCTAGAACCAACCTTGTAAAAAATATTATAAACCATATGCAAAAAATTGATGGTGAAAGAAGAGAGGAAATCATCAATAGACAACTCTGCCATTTCTTCCGTGCTAATTTAGACTTAGGAATGAAAGTAGCTTCTGGACTTGGCATCAGTATCAATTTCAATGAAATGCATCAACAGAGATAA
- a CDS encoding aldo/keto reductase produces the protein MKRKEFLQNLGLGVLSAAVPTTLLGQSTVVNNEDHETIDEYNEEMPPLNDGNNLNKVLGLGGVPLAGAWKPTSEEDALKTLEKAWELGVRYYDTSPRYGNGISERRFGVFLDDKPSDKYILSSKVGRILKPGIAPKEQIKHLWKNPMNAVFNYDYTASGARKSIEDSLLRLGVQKLDFVFIHDLNPANFSSKEEYQNYFEEAKKGAIPELAKMKEEGIIKGWGFGINQPDAVLEALNFSQPDICLMATQYSLLDHKQALNKTFPTLQKNKVKIVLGSPLNCGYLAGNETWNYSPNPAPKEIAEKRKQLQAVATKYGADLRTAALQFAMAHPAVVSVLTGCRNAEQIYKNFISLHGNEIIHKAFWSELKTLGLIEKNAPTPTI, from the coding sequence ATGAAAAGAAAAGAGTTTTTACAAAATTTAGGTTTAGGCGTATTATCAGCAGCAGTACCTACTACTTTGTTAGGTCAAAGCACTGTTGTAAACAATGAAGACCACGAGACCATTGATGAATATAATGAGGAAATGCCTCCTCTAAACGATGGCAACAACCTTAATAAAGTACTAGGGCTTGGTGGTGTTCCGTTAGCAGGAGCTTGGAAGCCTACCTCAGAAGAAGACGCACTAAAAACTCTAGAAAAAGCCTGGGAATTAGGCGTTCGTTATTACGATACATCTCCTAGATACGGCAACGGAATTAGTGAGAGGAGATTTGGTGTTTTTCTGGACGACAAACCTTCGGATAAATATATTTTATCCAGCAAAGTGGGAAGAATTTTAAAACCTGGCATCGCTCCAAAGGAACAAATTAAACATCTTTGGAAAAACCCAATGAATGCCGTTTTCAATTACGATTATACAGCGAGTGGAGCTAGAAAATCAATAGAAGACAGCCTATTAAGGTTGGGCGTTCAGAAGTTGGATTTTGTTTTTATTCACGATTTAAACCCTGCTAATTTTAGCTCTAAAGAAGAGTATCAAAACTATTTTGAAGAAGCTAAAAAAGGAGCTATCCCCGAGCTTGCCAAAATGAAGGAAGAAGGCATCATCAAAGGTTGGGGCTTTGGCATCAATCAGCCTGATGCGGTTTTGGAAGCATTGAATTTCTCACAACCAGACATTTGTCTAATGGCAACACAATACTCTCTGCTAGACCACAAACAAGCACTAAATAAAACCTTCCCTACCTTACAAAAAAATAAAGTAAAAATTGTACTTGGTTCTCCACTAAACTGTGGTTATCTTGCAGGAAATGAAACTTGGAACTACTCTCCCAACCCAGCTCCTAAAGAAATTGCAGAAAAAAGAAAACAACTACAAGCCGTAGCTACCAAATACGGTGCTGACCTAAGAACCGCTGCTCTACAATTTGCAATGGCACACCCTGCCGTAGTTTCTGTACTCACAGGTTGTAGAAATGCAGAACAGATTTACAAGAATTTCATTTCGTTACATGGAAACGAAATCATCCACAAAGCCTTTTGGAGTGAGTTAAAAACTTTAGGACTAATTGAGAAAAATGCTCCTACTCCAACCATTTAA
- a CDS encoding enoyl-CoA hydratase/isomerase family protein, translating into MYQYIIIEKEEKIATITINRPESLNALNAITIKELSTALDELESDQNIRAIILTGSGAKSFVAGADIKEFSDFNTPKAEELARTGQNTLFNKIEQLKKPVIAAVNGFALGGGLELAMACHIRYASDNAKLGLPEVTLGLIPGYGGTQRLPKLVGKGIANEMIFSAKMISAEKAKEIGLVNEVFPQEELLPQTRLLAETIAKNSPQGISKAIEAINASNSNNGYEVEIKAFGELFEMEDKKEGVAAFLEKRKPNF; encoded by the coding sequence ATGTATCAGTATATTATCATAGAAAAGGAAGAGAAAATCGCTACCATTACCATCAATAGACCAGAGAGTCTTAACGCCCTTAATGCTATTACTATAAAAGAACTAAGCACCGCTTTAGACGAGTTAGAGTCTGACCAAAATATCAGAGCTATCATTCTCACAGGAAGTGGAGCTAAATCTTTTGTTGCAGGGGCTGACATTAAAGAGTTTAGCGATTTCAACACACCAAAAGCGGAAGAATTAGCAAGAACAGGACAAAATACATTATTCAACAAAATTGAACAACTCAAAAAACCTGTCATAGCCGCTGTAAATGGGTTCGCTCTTGGAGGTGGACTTGAGTTAGCGATGGCGTGTCATATCCGCTACGCTTCGGATAATGCAAAATTAGGTTTACCAGAAGTTACTTTAGGGCTTATTCCTGGATATGGCGGTACCCAAAGGCTACCTAAATTGGTAGGTAAAGGTATTGCTAACGAGATGATATTTTCCGCAAAAATGATTTCGGCAGAAAAAGCCAAAGAAATTGGTTTGGTAAACGAAGTTTTCCCTCAAGAAGAACTTTTACCTCAAACTAGACTACTAGCCGAAACTATTGCTAAAAACTCACCACAAGGCATTAGCAAAGCAATAGAAGCCATTAATGCATCAAATAGTAACAACGGCTACGAAGTAGAAATAAAAGCCTTTGGAGAGTTATTTGAAATGGAAGATAAAAAGGAAGGAGTTGCTGCTTTTTTAGAAAAAAGAAAACCTAACTTTTAA
- a CDS encoding deoxycytidylate deaminase, whose product MESHNKFDIAYLKMAQEWAKLSYCKRKQVGALIVKDRTIISDGYNGTPSGLENCCEDEQGQTKWYVLHAEANAILKLARTTQTAEGATLYLTLSPCKECSKLIYQSGIKRLVYIDHYSDEEGLTFLKNAGVEVTQITQDLLEN is encoded by the coding sequence ATGGAATCACATAATAAATTTGACATCGCTTACCTTAAAATGGCTCAAGAATGGGCCAAACTTTCCTACTGCAAAAGAAAACAAGTGGGAGCTCTTATTGTAAAAGACCGCACCATTATTTCAGACGGCTACAACGGCACGCCTTCTGGACTAGAAAATTGCTGTGAAGATGAGCAAGGGCAAACCAAATGGTATGTATTACACGCTGAAGCCAACGCCATTCTAAAACTCGCGAGAACCACACAAACTGCAGAAGGTGCTACACTTTACCTTACACTTTCGCCTTGCAAAGAATGTAGCAAACTCATCTACCAATCAGGAATTAAAAGATTAGTTTATATAGACCATTATTCCGACGAAGAAGGACTTACTTTCCTTAAAAATGCAGGAGTGGAGGTAACTCAAATCACGCAAGATTTGCTAGAAAATTAA
- the xerD gene encoding site-specific tyrosine recombinase XerD: MDWNERIQDFANALKFEKNLSNNTIDAYTRDIKKLQYFAENKLNDTSALDISYEQIQEYLYQISKNYTNERSQSRWISSIKAFFKFLHEDELRADNPARLLETPKLGLYLPDTLSFEEIESLIEAIDKTTSLGKRNHTIIETLYGCGLRVSELVELKISNLNFEEEFIIVDGKGGKTRLVPLAQYTAKLIKDYLLEVRSEIKINPKHSDILFLNRRGSKLTRVMVFIIIKDLALQANIKKNISPHTFRHSFATHLLKNGADLRYIQEMLGHSSITTTEIYTHLDNEDLRETIMKYHPRNNTNT, translated from the coding sequence ATGGATTGGAACGAGCGAATACAAGACTTTGCAAATGCTCTAAAGTTTGAAAAAAACCTTTCAAACAATACCATTGATGCCTATACTAGAGATATAAAAAAACTGCAATATTTCGCTGAAAATAAACTAAACGATACTTCCGCTTTAGATATTTCTTACGAACAAATACAAGAATATCTTTACCAAATATCTAAAAACTACACCAATGAAAGAAGTCAGTCTAGATGGATTTCTTCTATAAAAGCTTTTTTTAAATTTCTACACGAAGACGAATTAAGGGCCGACAACCCTGCAAGACTACTCGAAACTCCAAAGCTAGGTTTATACCTCCCTGATACTCTAAGTTTTGAGGAAATAGAAAGTCTTATAGAGGCTATAGATAAAACAACCTCTTTAGGTAAAAGAAACCACACCATTATAGAAACGCTCTATGGTTGTGGACTAAGGGTTTCCGAATTGGTAGAATTAAAAATTTCCAACCTCAACTTTGAAGAAGAATTTATAATTGTGGACGGAAAAGGTGGCAAAACTCGACTCGTTCCTTTAGCTCAATATACAGCTAAACTTATCAAGGATTACCTTTTAGAAGTTAGGTCTGAAATAAAAATCAATCCAAAGCACTCTGATATTTTATTTTTGAATAGGCGAGGCTCTAAGCTCACTCGTGTGATGGTGTTTATCATCATTAAAGATTTAGCACTACAAGCCAACATCAAAAAAAATATTTCTCCACATACCTTTAGACATTCTTTCGCGACACATTTACTGAAAAATGGTGCTGACCTTAGATACATTCAGGAAATGTTGGGACACTCTAGCATTACAACTACAGAAATTTACACCCATCTAGACAACGAAGACCTCCGAGAAACCATCATGAAATATCACCCAAGAAACAATACTAACACCTAA
- a CDS encoding NUDIX hydrolase translates to MTLKYCPECGKETLVFTDLRKFSCNECSFVLYHNCAAAVAVLVTCGNEILFTRRNQDPKKGMLDLPGGFCDPKETAENTCKRELYEELKLNIDSNKLRYLSSQDNIYHYKGIDYNTMDLFFQYELTEKPKLELELDEINETIWINKNDLNIENLAFDSQKRFFQKSIHLV, encoded by the coding sequence ATGACATTAAAATATTGCCCCGAATGCGGAAAAGAAACATTAGTTTTTACCGACCTTAGAAAATTCTCCTGTAACGAATGTTCTTTTGTACTTTATCACAATTGTGCCGCTGCCGTAGCGGTACTCGTTACTTGCGGAAACGAAATTTTGTTCACTCGCAGAAATCAAGACCCTAAAAAAGGAATGCTAGACCTTCCTGGTGGTTTTTGTGACCCAAAAGAAACCGCAGAAAACACCTGCAAAAGAGAACTCTATGAAGAATTAAAACTTAATATAGATTCAAATAAACTCCGCTACCTTTCTAGCCAAGATAACATTTACCATTATAAGGGTATAGATTACAATACTATGGATTTATTCTTTCAATACGAACTCACTGAAAAGCCCAAACTAGAGCTAGAACTAGATGAAATAAATGAGACCATTTGGATAAACAAAAATGATTTAAACATCGAAAACCTAGCCTTTGACTCACAAAAAAGATTTTTTCAAAAATCAATACATTTAGTCTAA
- a CDS encoding ferritin, with product MISTKIEQLINEQITKEQYAAQYYLSMAAWFHNQDLDGIANYFRVQAKEELIHADKMFDFLNDVGGKVILGQVDAPPYEFKDALDIFERALAHEKEVTKSIFNIYKTANEEGSYATSSFLQWFINEQVEEEASASQLVAKIKMVKDNNSALYLFDQELGQRTFQEGAE from the coding sequence ATGATAAGTACAAAAATAGAGCAACTCATTAACGAACAAATTACAAAAGAGCAATACGCTGCACAATATTATCTATCTATGGCAGCATGGTTCCATAATCAGGATTTAGATGGTATCGCTAATTATTTTCGTGTACAAGCTAAGGAAGAATTGATACACGCAGATAAGATGTTTGACTTCCTTAATGATGTTGGTGGAAAAGTAATTTTAGGACAAGTAGACGCTCCGCCTTATGAATTTAAAGACGCTTTAGATATATTTGAAAGAGCTTTAGCCCACGAGAAAGAAGTTACCAAAAGTATCTTCAACATCTATAAAACCGCCAACGAAGAAGGAAGTTATGCTACTTCATCTTTCCTACAATGGTTCATCAATGAGCAAGTAGAGGAAGAAGCATCTGCATCTCAGTTAGTTGCTAAAATTAAAATGGTAAAAGATAACAACTCTGCACTTTATCTTTTTGACCAAGAATTAGGTCAGCGTACTTTCCAAGAAGGAGCTGAATAA
- the ruvB gene encoding Holliday junction branch migration DNA helicase RuvB: MPDFLHPDKENYSAEELLLEEQIRPQSFKDFAGQRRTLDNLEVFVAAAKKRGSALDHTLLHGPPGLGKTTLAHIIANELGVGFKVTSGPVLDKPGSLAGLLTNLEENDVLFIDEIHRLSPVVEEYLYSAMEDYKIDIMLETGPNARSVQINLNPFTLVGATTRSGMLTKPMLARFGIQSRLEYYTVELLGMIIERSARVLGVPIYEDAALEIARRSRGTPRIANALLRRVRDFAEIKGNGEIEIKITKFALDSLNVDEFGLDDMDNKIMRVMIENFKGKPVGISALATSIGENPETLEEVYEPFLIQEGFIIRTPRGREVTDKAYQHLNIHRAKNMRELF, encoded by the coding sequence ATGCCAGACTTCTTACATCCAGATAAAGAAAATTATTCAGCCGAAGAGCTTTTATTAGAAGAGCAAATACGCCCTCAATCATTCAAAGATTTTGCGGGGCAAAGGCGTACTTTGGATAATTTAGAAGTCTTTGTAGCAGCTGCCAAAAAACGAGGTTCTGCACTAGACCACACACTTTTGCATGGTCCTCCAGGGTTAGGGAAAACCACTCTAGCCCACATTATTGCTAATGAATTGGGCGTGGGTTTTAAAGTAACCTCTGGTCCTGTTTTAGACAAACCTGGAAGTTTGGCAGGACTCCTTACCAACTTAGAAGAAAACGATGTTCTTTTCATAGACGAAATACACCGTTTATCTCCCGTAGTAGAAGAGTACCTCTATTCCGCTATGGAAGACTACAAGATAGATATTATGCTAGAAACAGGTCCTAATGCTCGTTCAGTACAAATCAATCTTAATCCGTTTACATTGGTTGGAGCTACTACAAGAAGTGGCATGCTTACCAAACCAATGCTAGCAAGATTTGGGATACAATCTAGGTTAGAGTACTACACGGTAGAGCTTTTAGGTATGATTATCGAAAGAAGTGCTAGAGTGCTTGGCGTTCCTATTTATGAAGATGCAGCACTAGAGATAGCTAGAAGAAGCCGAGGCACTCCTAGAATTGCTAACGCTCTACTTCGCCGTGTGCGAGATTTTGCGGAAATAAAAGGCAATGGCGAGATAGAAATAAAGATAACCAAATTCGCACTAGATTCTCTCAATGTAGATGAATTTGGGCTTGATGATATGGACAACAAAATTATGAGAGTGATGATAGAAAACTTCAAAGGAAAACCTGTGGGGATTTCTGCATTAGCCACTTCTATCGGAGAAAATCCAGAGACTTTGGAAGAAGTTTATGAGCCTTTTTTAATTCAAGAAGGGTTTATCATCAGAACGCCAAGAGGTCGAGAAGTTACCGATAAGGCTTACCAACACCTTAACATCCATAGAGCTAAAAATATGAGAGAACTTTTCTAA
- a CDS encoding MBL fold metallo-hydrolase has translation MKLYPIQCGKFKLDGGAMFGVVPKSLWQKTNPADEKNLIELGMRSLLIEDGKKLILVDCGLGDKQDDKFFGHYSLWGDDSLDKNLRKYGFVREDITDVFLTHLHFDHCGGAIEWNDDKSGYRPAFKNAKFWSNENHWDWAVNPNPREKASFLKENILPIQESEQLDFLPLPKTGNYGFAPELKMDVIFVDGHTEKQMLPVIKYQDKTIVFAADLIPTVGHIPLVYVMGYDTRPLLTMEEKEKFLKQCVDNEYLLFFEHDAYHELASLKMTEKGVRLDETFSFNEVFGY, from the coding sequence ATGAAACTATATCCTATCCAATGCGGAAAATTTAAACTAGACGGTGGTGCTATGTTTGGAGTTGTGCCTAAATCGCTTTGGCAAAAAACCAATCCTGCTGATGAGAAAAACCTCATAGAGCTAGGTATGCGTTCACTATTGATAGAGGACGGCAAAAAACTCATCTTAGTAGACTGTGGTTTGGGAGACAAACAAGATGATAAATTCTTTGGACATTACTCTCTTTGGGGTGATGATTCTTTGGATAAAAACCTTAGAAAATATGGTTTCGTAAGGGAGGATATTACCGATGTTTTTTTAACTCACCTTCATTTTGACCACTGTGGTGGTGCCATAGAGTGGAATGACGACAAGTCTGGCTATCGCCCCGCATTCAAAAATGCTAAATTTTGGTCTAACGAAAATCATTGGGATTGGGCGGTTAATCCTAACCCTAGAGAAAAGGCTTCTTTCTTAAAAGAAAACATTTTGCCTATACAAGAAAGTGAACAGTTAGACTTTCTACCACTTCCTAAAACAGGAAATTACGGTTTTGCTCCGGAGTTAAAAATGGACGTTATCTTCGTAGATGGGCATACCGAAAAACAGATGCTCCCAGTCATCAAGTATCAAGATAAAACCATTGTTTTTGCGGCGGACTTAATCCCTACCGTGGGGCATATTCCATTAGTGTATGTTATGGGATACGACACTCGTCCTCTTCTAACGATGGAAGAGAAAGAAAAGTTTTTAAAACAATGTGTGGATAATGAGTATCTACTATTCTTTGAACACGATGCCTACCACGAACTCGCTTCTCTAAAAATGACCGAAAAAGGTGTAAGACTAGACGAAACCTTTAGCTTTAACGAAGTATTTGGCTACTAA
- the coaE gene encoding dephospho-CoA kinase (Dephospho-CoA kinase (CoaE) performs the final step in coenzyme A biosynthesis.), producing MKKIIGLTGGIGSGKSTAAHFIEKMGYPVYYSDARAKAMVNDNLTLKNAIINLLGKEAYTTDATYNRKWVAEQVFDNKDLLEKLNQIIHPAVKQDFETWVTQQNTEFVFKETALLFELGLHQSCHQSVLVTSEDNLRIKRVMDRDQKTYREVENIIKQQMPEKDNIKLADFIIYNNGTLEELEQNTITVITQLTSA from the coding sequence ATGAAAAAAATAATTGGACTCACAGGCGGTATTGGTTCTGGAAAATCTACAGCAGCCCATTTCATAGAGAAAATGGGCTATCCTGTTTATTATTCAGATGCGAGAGCCAAAGCTATGGTTAATGATAACCTAACTTTGAAAAATGCAATTATCAATCTCCTCGGTAAGGAAGCCTATACTACCGATGCCACTTATAACAGAAAATGGGTTGCAGAGCAAGTATTTGATAATAAAGACTTATTGGAGAAATTAAACCAAATTATCCATCCAGCAGTAAAGCAAGACTTTGAAACATGGGTCACTCAGCAGAACACCGAATTTGTATTTAAAGAAACGGCTCTTTTATTTGAGTTAGGGTTGCATCAATCCTGTCACCAATCGGTTTTGGTAACTAGTGAAGACAATCTCCGTATTAAAAGAGTGATGGATAGAGACCAAAAGACCTACCGAGAGGTTGAAAACATCATTAAACAACAAATGCCCGAAAAAGACAATATAAAGTTAGCCGACTTTATCATCTATAATAATGGGACATTAGAAGAACTAGAGCAAAACACCATCACCGTTATCACACAACTCACTTCCGCTTAA
- a CDS encoding cation diffusion facilitator family transporter, with protein sequence MTPEKNKFTFQRSIAFIGVALFIGKLIAWHLTNSDAIFSDAMESIVNIISAFMGLYSLYLAAKPKDHDHPYGHGKIEFLTAGAEGVLIIFAGILIIVQSANSLLNQNTLQKLDWGITIVAITALINYIMGYISYKKGKRENSLVLMSSGKHLQSDTLTTLGVVLSLILVYITKVYWLDAVVALFFGGYIIVVGYKIVRKALSGIMDEKDEALLSEIVKVLQDFRRNEWIDIHNVKVQQFGAHLHIDAHITLPYYYTLREAHQEMEKAIKLLLAHTERTVEFNFHMDDCKPFSCEICQLDCPFRSAPFQKQIHWDIHTTTQVEKHQLSQK encoded by the coding sequence ATGACACCAGAGAAAAATAAATTTACCTTCCAAAGGAGCATTGCCTTTATAGGTGTAGCTTTATTCATAGGAAAGCTTATTGCGTGGCATCTTACCAACTCCGACGCCATCTTCTCTGATGCTATGGAAAGTATTGTGAACATTATTTCTGCTTTTATGGGGCTTTACTCTCTCTATCTTGCAGCAAAACCCAAAGACCATGACCACCCTTATGGACACGGTAAGATAGAATTTCTAACCGCTGGAGCGGAAGGTGTCCTAATTATCTTCGCAGGGATACTGATTATTGTACAGTCTGCCAACTCACTCCTTAATCAAAATACCCTTCAAAAGCTAGATTGGGGGATTACTATTGTGGCTATTACCGCACTCATCAATTACATTATGGGATATATCTCTTACAAAAAAGGAAAGAGAGAAAATTCTCTAGTGCTTATGAGCTCAGGAAAACATCTCCAGTCTGATACGCTAACCACTCTAGGCGTTGTATTAAGTTTAATTCTAGTTTATATTACTAAAGTGTATTGGCTAGATGCCGTAGTGGCTTTATTTTTTGGAGGATACATTATTGTTGTGGGGTACAAAATTGTAAGAAAAGCCCTAAGCGGCATTATGGACGAAAAAGACGAAGCCCTACTCTCCGAAATTGTAAAAGTATTGCAAGATTTCCGCCGCAACGAATGGATAGATATACATAATGTAAAGGTGCAACAGTTTGGTGCTCATCTGCATATAGATGCCCACATTACACTCCCTTACTACTATACCCTAAGAGAAGCTCACCAAGAAATGGAAAAAGCCATAAAACTACTCTTGGCACACACGGAACGAACGGTAGAGTTTAACTTCCATATGGACGATTGCAAACCATTCTCCTGCGAAATTTGTCAGTTAGATTGCCCATTTCGTTCGGCTCCTTTTCAGAAACAAATCCATTGGGATATACATACCACTACACAGGTAGAGAAGCATCAACTAAGCCAAAAGTAA